In Sphingomonas sp. BGYR3, the genomic stretch ACCGGTTCCGGCCCGCGCTTTTGCGGGGACAGGACATGGCTGTGCCCGATGGTGCGCGATTGTGTCGGCTTTTCGGGCAAATCGACGCCGTGCAGCAGATACCATAGCCGGTCGCCATTGGTGCCGCCCCAGGCGGTGCCCGCATCGCGCGGCCGCCGTGCGCACAGCTGGCGAATGTCGAGCACGCCGTCGCGCGCCAGCCGCCGCTCCATCTTGGCCCCGATCCCGGCAATGTCGCGCAGGGACAGATCGTACAGCCGTTCGGGCAGCTCATGCCCCTCGAACACCACCAGCCCGTCCGGCTTTTGCAGATCGCTGGCCAGTTTCGCCAGCAGCCGGTTGGGCGCGATGCCCACCGAACTGGTCAGACATTCGCCGACATTGGCGCGGATCCCGGCCTTGATCCGGTGCGCCAGGGCAACCGCCTGTTCCCGGCTGTTTTCATTGTCGAGCAGGCGGCAGGCGACTTCGTCGATCGAGCAGACCCGCGTGACCGGGATATGCCGCCACACCTCTGCCACCACCGCTTCGTGTACCGCGACATACCGGTCGTGGCGGGCGGGGGTGATGATGATGTCGGGGCATTTGCGCTTTGCCTCCCACACCGGAGTGCCGGTCGAAATGCCGAATTTCTTAGCCTGAACCGACGCGGCGATGGCAACCGTCGTGTCGCTGTCCACTGGCGCCACGATCAGCGGCCGGCCGCGAAAGGCGGGATTATCCTGTTGCTCGACGCTGGCGAAATAGCTGTTGAGATCAAGGAACAGCCAGCGCAGCGGGCGCGGGGGAAGGTCGGGACGACTCGACATGACGCGCGGAACAATAGCAGAACATGGCCGGGCCGGAGAACCGAAAATCGGGGGCATCGCGCGACAGGGAAAATCAGCACGCGCATTTTCCGCACAAACCGGCTATGGACCCGGCCGAACGGCCTTGCGCCGCCATGGACGGGTGAGCGAGAGGCCCTGTCCCGGCGACGGGCGAGCCACCCCTTTCCCTCCCGCCCCGCACGCCTGTGCCGGGCAGACCTGTTGCGAGATCCATGTCCTTTTCAGAATTGCCGACCATCCTTGCCGACGCTCTGGCCGAGCGTGGCTATGCCGAACCCACTGCGGTGCAGGCCGCCGTCATCGCCGCCGATGCGGCCGGGCGCGACCTCATCGTTTCCGCCCAGACCGGATCGGGCAAGACCGTTGCGTTTGGCCTCGCCATGGCGGGCGATATCCTGGATACGGACGGGGCCGCGCCGCCGGCCGAGCGCCCGCTGGCGCTGGTCATCGCGCCGACCCGCGAACTGGCGCTTCAGGTCAGCCGAGAACTGATGTGGCTTTATGCCAAGGCGGGGGCGCGGGTCGTCACCTGTGTCGGCGGCATGGACCAGTCAAAGGAACGGCGCGCGCTTCGTGGCGGGGCGCATATCGTCGTCGGCACGCCGGGGCGGCTGCGCGATCACCTGGAGCGCGGGGCGCTGGACCTGTCGGACCTGCGCGCCGCGGTGCTGGACGAGGCGGACGAGATGCTCGACATGGGCTTTCGCGACGATCTTGAG encodes the following:
- a CDS encoding type VI secretion protein ImpB, whose translation is MSSRPDLPPRPLRWLFLDLNSYFASVEQQDNPAFRGRPLIVAPVDSDTTVAIAASVQAKKFGISTGTPVWEAKRKCPDIIITPARHDRYVAVHEAVVAEVWRHIPVTRVCSIDEVACRLLDNENSREQAVALAHRIKAGIRANVGECLTSSVGIAPNRLLAKLASDLQKPDGLVVFEGHELPERLYDLSLRDIAGIGAKMERRLARDGVLDIRQLCARRPRDAGTAWGGTNGDRLWYLLHGVDLPEKPTQSRTIGHSHVLSPQKRGPEPVRLTARRLALKAASRLRRKGHVSRLLVLHARFEDKAKFQTSIKLPATQDSFVVLSALDQLIPRLRAASAERPRGVQVRMIGVTLMEIEPVAGEQGSLFGALNPDDPLARETRTLKLSRAMDRINEKFGRHAVSVGPMGGGRIDRVGAKIAFGRIPEAHEFHD